A region of Silurus meridionalis isolate SWU-2019-XX chromosome 15, ASM1480568v1, whole genome shotgun sequence DNA encodes the following proteins:
- the LOC124397627 gene encoding vitelline membrane outer layer protein 1 homolog: MHFALSVLFPLLVLSFGECAVVNDTQTKTGVHITIGVTNGQTWGVWGNPEKCPSGTYATGFSLIVSTLNFQAFGDDTALNGIALHCSKPIGNNGIVGPYTTIRSSEGSWGSWTQNVWCPNGVLTAFQLQVESYQWLLDDSAATNIRFLCTGNQVLEGSGMNWGSWGSWSTVCAGTGICGIQTKVDSPNWQRDDTALNDVLFYCC, encoded by the exons ATGCATTTTGCACTCAGTGTTCTTTTTCCTCTGCTCGTTCTTTCCTTCGGGGAATGTGCAGTCGTCAATGACACCCAAACCAAAACTGGTGTGCACATTACAATCGGAGTAACTAATGGTCAGACCTGGGGTGTATGGGGAAACCCAGAGAAGTGTCCTTCAGGCACATATGCGACGGGCTTTAGCCTTATAGTAAGTACACTTAATTTTCA GGCTTTTGGCGATGACACGGCTCTAAATGGAATTGCCCTTCACTGCTCCAAACCCATCGGCAACAATGGGATTGTTGGCCCCTACACAACAATCAGGTCTTCTGAAGGAAG CTGGGGGTCTTGGACGCAGAACGTGTGGTGCCCTAATGGAGTCCTTACGGCTTTCCAGCTGCAAGTGGAGAGTTATCAGTGGCTGCTAGATGATAGTGCTGCTACCAACATAAG GTTTTTATGTACTGGGAACCAGGTGTTGGAAGGTTCGGGTATGAACTGGGGTTCCTGGGGTTCTTGGAGCACAGTTTGTGCAGGAACCGGCATTTGTGGGATCCAAACAAAAGTGGACTCACCTAATTGGCAAAGGGATGACACTGCTCTTAATGACGTCCTTTTCTATTGCTGCTAA
- the LOC124397625 gene encoding vitelline membrane outer layer protein 1 homolog has translation MHFALSVLFPLLVLSFGECAVVNDTQTKISVSNTIRVTNGQTWGVWGNPEKCPSGTYATGFSLKVQPHQGFWVDDTALNGIALHCSKPIGNNGIVGPYTTIRSSEGSWGSWTQNVWCPKGVLTAFQLQVESYQWLLDDSAAANIRFSCTGNQVLEGSGMNWGYWGSWSTFCAGTGICGIQTRMDPPQGLSDDTALNDVLFYCC, from the exons ATGCATTTTGCACTCAGTGTTCTTTTTCCTCTGCTCGTTCTTTCCTTCGGGGAATGTGCAGTCGTCAATGACACCCAAACCAAAATTTCGGTGTCCAATACAATCAGAGTAACTAATGGACAGACCTGGGGTGTATGGGGAAACCCAGAGAAGTGTCCTTCAGGCACATATGCGACGGGCTTTAGCCTTAAG GTTCAACCTCATCAGGGCTTTTGGGTCGATGACACGGCTCTAAATGGAATTGCCCTTCACTGCTCTAAACCCATCGGCAACAATGGGATTGTTGGCCCCTACACAACAATCAGGTCTTCTGaaggaag CTGGGGGTCTTGGACGCAGAACGTGTGGTGCCCTAAGGGAGTCCTCACGGCTTTCCAGCTGCAAGTGGAGAGTTATCAGTGGCTGCTAGATGATAGTGCTGCTGCCAACATAAG GTTTTCATGTACTGGGAACCAGGTGTTGGAAGGTTCGGGTATGAACTGGGGTTACTGGGGTTCTTGGAGCACATTTTGTGCAGGAACTGGCATTTGTGGGATCCAAACAAGAATGGACCCACCTCAGGGGCTAAGTGATGACACTGCTCTTAATGACGTCCTTTTCTATTGCTGCTAA
- the wdr91 gene encoding LOW QUALITY PROTEIN: WD repeat-containing protein 91 (The sequence of the model RefSeq protein was modified relative to this genomic sequence to represent the inferred CDS: inserted 1 base in 1 codon) yields MASAVERTDDLVREYLIYRGFTSTLKHLDTDIKADKEKGFRVDKIIEQLLQFIQNYDLAGLKEYWGYLDHRLFSRLEDVYRPTVNKLRTSLFRYYLVHTVQTKNLEKTHEFFQKQALDLQGQAEWRDWFILPFISAPEQNPSFSPYFSRQWADTFLVSLHNFLSVLFRCMPLPVLLSFDTEVQRTTNIQEENEQLRQVLFALQGESKPRKEEEMLHHKLPAYVQHMDRLGDTELDLVSSQRVANPTTPSRNFFSFLPQGRRAPVRSSQGAASSSPTQAALGRKETSASQKIKDPTISKEFKMPSGAATSADTGGRQKRQMYHEKERKELFSKQVAQSSEKKIEISEGEGQIEGQCDTTDSATNQAQASSEGGGSGAEQPFIKLSQEEYGEHHSSIMHCKVDSSGRKVASLDVDGVVKVWSFNPILQTKATIMSKSPLLSLEWATKPDRLLLLGSGVGTVRLYDTEAKKNLYEMSMDDSHPRILSLACSPSGTSFVCSAAAPAARSGSMSETVPRLGQPISGQLLLWDTKTVKQQLQFALEPGPVAVNCIAFNHNGNXLVTGAADGIIRLFDMQRYESVMSWKAHDGEVYSVEFSYDENTVFSIGEDGKFIQWNIHRSGVKQSEYLLSQDAVGPFVLSGYSGYKQVQVARGRLFAFDSEGQHVLTCSSSGGLIFRLNKGDAGLESVLSLGGHKAPVVTVDWCSAVDCGTCLTASMDGKIKLSTLLAQKP; encoded by the exons ATGGCATCAGCTGTGGAGAGGACAGACGATCTGGTGCGTGAATATTTAATATACCGTGGATTTACAAGCACTCTCAAGCATCTGGACACTGACATCAAAGCGGATAAAGAGAAAGGCTTTCGA GTGGATAAAATAATCGAGCAGCTTCTGCAGTTCATTCAGAACTATGACCTGGCTGGACTGAAGGAATATTGGGGCTACCTGGATCACAGACTCTTCAGTCGTTTGGAGGATGTTTACAGACCCACTGTTAATAAACTGAGGACAAGCCTGTTCCGCTACTACCTCGTGCACACTGTTCAG ACAAAGAACCTGGAGAAGACTCATGAGTTTTTCCAGAAGCAGGCTCTCGATCTACAGGGCCAAGCAGAATGGCGTGATTGGTTTATCCTCCCATTCATCTCAGCACCGGAGCAAAATCCGAGCTTCTCTCCATATTTTTCCCGCCAGTGGGCCGACACATTTCTCGTTTCCCTCCATAATTTTCTCAGTGTTCTATTCCGGTGTATGC CTCTGCCTGTGCTTTTGAGTTTTGATACTGAAGTTCAGAGAACCACCAACATCCAGGAGGAGAATGAACAACTGCGCCAAGTG TTATTTGCACTTCAAGGAGAATCAAAGCCCAGGAAAGAAGAGGAAATGTTGCATCACAAACTCCCTGCTTACGTCCAGCACATGGACCGACTCGGAGACACAGAGCT GGATTTGGTGTCGAGCCAGCGTGTCGCAAACCCTACCACTCCATCAAGgaatttcttctcctttttgcCTCAGGGCAGAAGAGCCCCAGTGCGATCATCTCAGGGGGCAGCAAGTTCCTCCCCCACACAGGCCGCGCTCGGGAGGAAGGAAACTTCAGCCAGTCAG AAGATAAAGGACCCTACAATCTCGAAAGAGTTCAAGATGCCCTCTGGTGCTGCTACATCGGCAGATACAGGTGGAAGGCAAAAGCGGCAGATGTatcatgagaaagagagaaaagagcttTTCTCCAAACAAGTAGCacag AGTTCTGAAAAGAAAATTGAGATTTCCGAGGGCGAAGGTCAAATCGAGGGCCAGTGCGACACAACTGACTCGGCGACCAATCAGGCTCAGGCTAGCAGTGAAGGAGGCGGGTCTGGGGCTGAACAACCATTCATCAAACTTAGTCAGGAGGAGTATGGAGAGCATCATTCGTCCATCATGCATTGCAA GGTGGATAGTTCGGGTAGAAAAGTGGCAAGTTTGGATGTGGATGGCGTTGTAAAAGTTTGGTCCTTCAACCCAATTTTGCAGACCAAAGCCACCATTATGTCCAAATCTCCTCTTCTTTCACTGGAATGGGCAACAAAACCAGACAGACTG CTGTTGTTGGGCAGTGGGGTTGGCACAGTCAGGCTGTATGATACAGAAGCTAAGAAAAATCTCTATGAGATGTCAATGGACGACTCTCATCCACG GATACTATCGCTGGCCTGCAGTCCCAGTGGAACATCATTTGTGTGTTCAGCAGCAGCTCCTGCAGCTCGTTCAGGCAGCATGTCAGAAACAGTGCCCCGTCTGGGACAGCCCATTTCTGGACAACTACTGCTCTGGGACACTAAAACTGTCAAACAACAG CTGCAGTTCGCACTGGAGCCTGGGCCTGTGGCTGTAAACTGCATTGCATTCAACCACAATGGAA CTTTGGTAACTGGAGCTGCTGATGGAATCATACGCCTGTTTG ATATGCAGAGGTATGAAAGTGTTATGAGTTGGAAGGCTCATGATGGTGAAGTGTACAGTGTTGAATTCAGCTATGATGAAAATACAGTGTTCAGCATCGGAGAGGACGGCAAg TTCATCCAGTGGAACATCCATCGCTCTGGAGTGAAACAGTCAGAGTACTTATTATCTCAGGATGCAGTGGGACCGTTTGTGCTCTCTGGCTACAGTGGCTATAAGCAGGTCCAGGTGGCTCGTGGACGACTTTTCGCTTTTGATTCAGAGGGACAGCACGTTCTCACCTGCTCTAGTAGTGGAGGACTCATCTTTcgg CTGAATAAGGGAGACGCAGGTCTGGAGAGCGTGTTGTCTTTGGGAGGACATAAAGCTCCGGTGGTAACGGTGGACTGGTGTTCTGCTGTGGACTGTGGAACCTGCCTCACAGCGTCGATGGATGGGAAAATCAAACTGAGCACACTCCTGGCACAGAAACCCTGa